The Geotrypetes seraphini chromosome 12, aGeoSer1.1, whole genome shotgun sequence nucleotide sequence GTCATGACCCAAATTTATGTTTTGTAACCTCCAGGTGAAGTGGATTGCATTTCTGTGGCAAGATTCTCATAAAtatttgtaatgcaattttttggTTCTCTCTCTTGCTCTTTGTTCCTTTGTGTCTCTGgtgtttgctttttgtttttttgataacTTTTTCACATTTACCTCTGCTTTCTCTTACCCCTTTGAGGATAGGTTGCTGTATCTATGAGAAGCCGCGGGCATTTGGTGAAAGTTCTTCAGAGAGTGAAGATGAAGAGGGCTGTGGCAATGCACACTGTATCCAGGGCCACAGAAAGAGAGCTCCTCATGGTGAGGATCACAGTCCCAGGAAAGCAGAGCCCGGCAGTAGCCCGGAGCCTATGCAACACTGAAATCCCCAGCTGAGATGctaagggggaggagagagagagagacctccTCTCAAGGTCAGTGAACAGAGCCTGATGCAGCACGCTCCTCCCCCCATCTTGAACTCACGAAACACTGGGCCAGTAGAGGCTGCTCAGATTCCTGTTAAAAATCACACCCACCGAACAAGCGAGGGCTACAAGGGCATCTGTAAAATGTTCACACTTCATATCTGGACACAATAGGGTGTATGGATGAATGAGTTAACTTTTTGATAAGAGAATTTGTGGTGCAGCTGCAAAACGCTTTATGTTTATTGCCTTGTTATGTATTGCCCCCAGTGATCTCTCGCACATCACTTCTGTTGTGCCCCTACAGGGGAGCTGAAAGATGCCCTATATACCATTTGAAAAACATGGCAAACACTACTGACACTTTTAGCTTAGAAACAGCTTGCTGAGTTAAAAATATCAAATTGCCTACTTCGCCACACCCTCACTGCTCTTTTTTTAGTTACtattattctgattttttttcccttcatgAATATTACACTTTTGAATAAACAGTGCACACCTTTGATTACAGCTACCTTACTTATAGATGGAGGTGGAATGGGTCTGATTGTCATCAGCGGCCCAAGCAGGCAAAGGGTATGATAGAAAAGATATACCGGTACACCTTTCATTCCAAAAATGAACTACTTTACAATATAAAACTTAAGAAAAAGACCAAAACCCAGAAATAGAATGGCCACTTTTTTAATGAATAGTTCTGCTACA carries:
- the PPP1R11 gene encoding E3 ubiquitin-protein ligase PPP1R11 isoform X2, coding for MAEEGLCWQGLGSPAQENRSLTIKLRKRKPDKKVEWSSDTVDNEHMGRRSSKCCCIYEKPRAFGESSSESEDEEGCGNAHCIQGHRKRAPHGEDHSPRKAEPGSSPEPMQH
- the PPP1R11 gene encoding E3 ubiquitin-protein ligase PPP1R11 isoform X1; this encodes MAESAPTGSSSATVTETTVTEPENRSLTIKLRKRKPDKKVEWSSDTVDNEHMGRRSSKCCCIYEKPRAFGESSSESEDEEGCGNAHCIQGHRKRAPHGEDHSPRKAEPGSSPEPMQH